The following proteins are co-located in the Methanobacterium formicicum DSM 3637 genome:
- the ileS gene encoding isoleucine--tRNA ligase, producing the protein MAIKEAPRSYQSETIEDKVQKFWDDKQIYQLTKDLRKDQPNFSFLDGPPYCSGRIHLGTAWNKTIKDSFLRFKSMSGFNVRRQAGWDTHGLPIEHKVEGLLGLKSKKEIETRIGIENFVNKCKDFAVENQALMTKQFEKMGVWMDWDDPYVTYDTQYMESAWWTLKKAHEKELLVNDLRVITWCPRCETALALAEIDYENKEDPSIYVKFPLKGRENEYILVWTTTPWTLPANLAICVHPDYDYAYVKVENEGMDMVYLMAEALVESTFPEQDYEIIKVVKGSDLEGTEYIHPLPEEIPFHRDFQHRILPGDHVTLTEGTGCVHTAPGHGPDDFEIGKQYGLPIFCPVDEAGLFTPDAGKYEGQFVKDADPYIIADLDAHHLLFKEGIIDHRYGFCWRCKTPIIYLATKQWFLKVTAVKDQMLSELDKVEWVPSWAGENRFRNWIENARDWTISRQRYWGIPIPIWICEDCGKMEVIGSIDELQEKITEGQLEGDFIHRPHVDEIKLGCSCGGKMQRTPDVLDVWIDSGVAGWAALHYPKEKEMFEEWYPYQFITEGHDQTRGWFYSQMGCGVIALDSVPYQKVLMHGFTLDEEGKKMSKSLGNVVEPDEVIAKYGADVLRFYLLWGNKPWDDLKFNWEEMGTVNKMFNILWNVYVFSTTYMALDEFNPTLYSPDDLIFRDEDRWITSRVHSVALEVTDALDSLHLHKATRSLNHFILEDLSRWYVRLIRGRTWVEKDDPDKLGAYYTLYHVLKNMITILAPIAPHITEEIYQNLVRGVEEDAPESVHMLDWCLNENLIDQDLENNMDILRDIIEACARARDVARYKLRWPVSKIIIVTEDRDAVTAALALSDVLTEQANTKSVETSEEFEGLKVLAAPNMKTLGPKLRGDVPKVASKLASADGAEIVTALETSGEYVVELDDKTITLEDGDVVFETELPDKVVSAEFSRGSVFVDTELTPEILSEAMSRELIRRIQDMRKDLDLDVEANINVAVDCSLEFQKLVEPHLDFISHEVRAKELEFGTEDGYHTKKWNIEEFELSIIFKQ; encoded by the coding sequence ATGGCAATCAAGGAAGCCCCCCGATCATACCAGTCTGAAACCATCGAAGATAAGGTACAGAAATTCTGGGATGATAAACAAATATACCAGCTTACTAAAGACCTGAGGAAAGATCAACCTAATTTCTCATTTTTAGACGGACCACCATACTGTAGTGGACGAATACACCTGGGAACTGCCTGGAACAAGACAATAAAGGACAGTTTCCTCCGTTTCAAGTCCATGTCTGGATTCAACGTCCGCAGACAGGCCGGATGGGACACCCATGGACTACCCATTGAACACAAGGTGGAAGGACTCCTGGGACTTAAAAGTAAGAAGGAAATAGAAACCAGGATCGGGATTGAAAACTTCGTGAACAAGTGTAAGGATTTTGCAGTGGAAAACCAGGCCCTCATGACCAAACAGTTCGAAAAAATGGGTGTTTGGATGGACTGGGATGATCCTTACGTGACCTATGACACTCAGTACATGGAAAGCGCCTGGTGGACCCTTAAAAAAGCCCATGAAAAGGAACTCCTTGTAAACGATCTGAGGGTTATCACCTGGTGCCCCCGATGCGAAACTGCACTGGCCCTGGCCGAGATCGACTACGAAAACAAGGAAGACCCCTCCATCTACGTTAAGTTCCCATTAAAAGGCCGGGAAAACGAGTACATTCTGGTATGGACCACCACTCCCTGGACACTACCGGCCAACCTGGCAATTTGTGTGCATCCAGATTATGATTACGCTTACGTTAAAGTTGAAAATGAAGGCATGGACATGGTTTACCTGATGGCTGAAGCCCTGGTGGAATCCACCTTCCCGGAACAGGATTATGAAATAATAAAAGTGGTCAAAGGAAGTGATCTGGAAGGAACTGAATACATACACCCCCTTCCTGAAGAGATACCCTTCCACAGGGATTTCCAGCACCGTATATTACCTGGAGACCATGTGACCCTCACCGAGGGAACCGGCTGCGTGCACACCGCACCTGGACACGGTCCAGATGACTTTGAAATTGGAAAACAATATGGATTACCAATATTCTGCCCGGTGGACGAGGCAGGATTGTTCACCCCCGATGCGGGCAAATATGAAGGCCAATTCGTTAAGGATGCTGATCCTTACATAATTGCTGATCTGGATGCCCACCATCTTTTATTCAAAGAGGGCATCATTGATCACCGTTACGGTTTCTGTTGGAGATGTAAAACTCCCATCATTTACCTGGCCACCAAACAATGGTTTTTGAAGGTTACTGCAGTCAAAGACCAGATGCTCAGTGAACTGGATAAGGTGGAATGGGTCCCGTCATGGGCTGGTGAAAACCGGTTCCGTAACTGGATAGAAAATGCCCGGGACTGGACCATCTCCAGGCAACGTTACTGGGGAATACCCATACCCATCTGGATCTGTGAAGACTGTGGAAAGATGGAAGTAATCGGATCCATAGATGAACTGCAGGAGAAGATCACAGAAGGCCAGCTGGAAGGGGATTTCATCCACCGCCCACATGTGGATGAGATAAAACTGGGTTGCTCCTGTGGTGGTAAGATGCAGAGAACCCCTGATGTTCTGGACGTGTGGATAGACTCTGGAGTTGCTGGATGGGCTGCTCTACATTACCCTAAGGAGAAGGAAATGTTTGAGGAATGGTATCCCTACCAGTTCATCACCGAGGGCCATGATCAGACCAGAGGATGGTTTTACTCCCAGATGGGCTGCGGAGTAATCGCCCTGGACAGTGTACCTTACCAGAAGGTTTTAATGCACGGTTTCACCCTGGATGAGGAAGGTAAAAAGATGAGTAAATCCCTGGGAAACGTGGTGGAACCGGATGAGGTTATAGCCAAGTACGGGGCAGATGTTCTCCGTTTCTACCTCCTGTGGGGTAACAAGCCTTGGGATGATCTTAAGTTCAACTGGGAAGAAATGGGAACTGTGAATAAGATGTTTAACATCCTCTGGAATGTTTACGTCTTCAGCACCACCTACATGGCACTGGATGAATTCAACCCCACCCTTTATAGCCCAGATGATCTTATATTCCGCGATGAAGACCGCTGGATCACCTCAAGAGTTCATTCCGTGGCCCTCGAGGTCACCGATGCCCTGGATTCCCTGCACCTTCACAAGGCCACCCGCAGTCTCAACCATTTCATACTGGAAGATCTCAGCCGATGGTACGTGCGCCTAATAAGGGGACGAACCTGGGTGGAAAAAGACGACCCTGACAAACTGGGAGCCTACTACACACTTTACCACGTGCTTAAGAATATGATAACCATCTTAGCACCCATAGCCCCCCACATCACCGAGGAAATCTACCAGAACCTGGTACGCGGTGTTGAGGAGGATGCCCCAGAAAGTGTGCACATGCTGGACTGGTGTCTTAACGAGAACCTCATTGATCAGGACCTGGAAAACAACATGGACATTTTAAGGGATATAATTGAAGCCTGTGCCCGTGCCCGTGATGTTGCCCGTTACAAGCTCCGCTGGCCAGTTAGTAAGATCATTATCGTCACCGAGGACCGGGATGCAGTAACTGCTGCTCTAGCCCTATCAGATGTGCTCACTGAGCAAGCTAACACCAAGAGTGTGGAAACTTCAGAAGAATTTGAAGGTCTCAAAGTCCTGGCTGCCCCCAATATGAAAACCCTTGGGCCCAAGCTTCGTGGAGACGTGCCTAAGGTTGCGAGTAAATTGGCATCAGCCGATGGTGCCGAGATTGTCACTGCCCTTGAAACCAGTGGGGAGTATGTGGTGGAACTGGATGATAAGACCATTACTCTGGAAGATGGTGATGTGGTCTTTGAAACCGAACTTCCAGATAAAGTGGTCAGTGCTGAATTTTCCAGAGGAAGTGTCTTCGTGGACACCGAGTTAACGCCTGAAATATTATCAGAGGCCATGTCCAGAGAACTCATAAGAAGGATACAAGACATGCGAAAAGACCTTGATCTGGATGTAGAGGCCAATATAAATGTGGCTGTTGATTGCAGCCTGGAATTCCAGAAACTGGTAGAACCGCATTTAGACTTCATTTCACACGAAGTAAGAGCAAAGGAACTTGAATTTGGAACTGAAGATGGATATCACACTAAAAAGTGGAATATTGAAGAATTTGAATTATCTATTATCTTTAAACAATGA